In Gallaecimonas pentaromativorans, the following are encoded in one genomic region:
- a CDS encoding GspE/PulE family protein gives MSQPRLKTRLGDLLVAEGIITEAQLQQALASQHRLGRKLGRALVELGYLSEQQLLSFLSHQLKIPYLDIAERRLDPSLAKLIPEVLARRYRALVLEVDEDSVLIGMSDPADLQALDALEERLAPRELRLAVVEEAQLLNAFDGLYRRTQEIASFASQLEEEHQQTADFDFGTLAREDGEGGATVARLLQSLFEDAVQMRASDIHIEPEQHQLRIRQRIDGVLQENVLKEARVASALVLRLKLMAELDISERRLPQDGRFHMQIRGHSIDVRVSTMPVQYGEAVVMRLLDQSAGLLTLEQTGMPADLVAHFRRNLKRPHGMVLVTGPTGSGKTTTLYGALAELNEASKKIITVEDPVEYRLPRINQVQVNQKIGLNFSQVLRTTLRHDPDILMVGEMRDEETVEIGLRGAITGHLVLSTLHTNDAVTCALRLIDMGAQGYLVASALRAVIAQRLVRRLCSKCARPQPLDPKDKLLLEQLNQGPLDETGFKAPHGCQACNHTGYRGRIGVFELLELDGAMNEAMRSQDPQAFTLAAHRHPLYRPLVQMALDYARQGVTSAEEVLKLWDSAEVEA, from the coding sequence ATGAGCCAACCACGACTGAAAACCCGCCTGGGCGACCTGCTGGTTGCCGAAGGCATCATCACCGAAGCGCAGCTGCAGCAGGCGCTGGCCAGCCAGCATCGCCTTGGCCGCAAATTGGGCCGCGCCTTGGTGGAGCTTGGTTATTTGAGCGAGCAGCAGCTGCTGAGCTTTTTGTCTCATCAGCTGAAGATCCCTTATCTGGACATTGCCGAGAGACGCCTCGACCCCAGCCTTGCCAAGCTGATTCCCGAAGTGCTGGCCCGTCGTTACCGGGCCCTGGTGCTGGAAGTGGACGAAGACAGCGTGCTGATTGGCATGTCAGACCCCGCTGACTTACAAGCGCTGGACGCCCTGGAAGAGCGCCTGGCGCCCCGCGAGCTGCGCCTGGCGGTGGTAGAAGAAGCGCAGCTGCTAAACGCCTTTGACGGGCTTTACCGGCGCACCCAGGAAATCGCCAGCTTTGCCTCGCAGCTCGAAGAAGAGCACCAGCAGACTGCCGATTTTGACTTTGGCACCCTGGCCCGGGAAGACGGTGAAGGCGGCGCCACCGTGGCGCGGCTGTTGCAATCGTTGTTTGAAGACGCGGTGCAGATGCGGGCCTCGGATATTCATATCGAGCCCGAGCAGCACCAGCTGCGCATTCGCCAGCGTATCGACGGGGTGCTGCAGGAAAACGTGCTCAAGGAAGCGCGGGTAGCCAGTGCCCTGGTGCTGCGCCTGAAACTGATGGCGGAGCTGGATATCTCCGAGCGGCGCCTGCCCCAGGATGGGCGCTTTCATATGCAGATCCGCGGCCACAGCATCGACGTGCGGGTATCCACCATGCCGGTGCAGTACGGCGAAGCGGTGGTAATGCGTTTGTTGGACCAGTCGGCAGGCTTGCTGACCCTGGAACAAACCGGCATGCCAGCCGATTTGGTGGCCCATTTTCGCCGCAACCTCAAGCGCCCCCACGGCATGGTGCTGGTTACCGGCCCTACCGGCTCGGGGAAAACCACCACCCTCTATGGCGCCCTGGCCGAGCTGAACGAGGCGTCCAAGAAAATCATCACCGTTGAAGATCCGGTGGAATACCGGCTGCCGCGCATCAACCAGGTGCAGGTCAACCAGAAGATTGGTTTGAATTTCTCCCAGGTGCTGCGCACCACCTTGCGTCACGACCCCGATATCCTGATGGTGGGCGAGATGCGGGACGAAGAAACGGTGGAAATCGGCCTGCGCGGCGCCATCACCGGCCACTTGGTGCTCTCAACCCTGCACACCAACGACGCGGTGACTTGCGCGCTGCGCCTTATCGACATGGGCGCCCAGGGCTACCTGGTGGCCAGCGCCTTGCGGGCGGTGATAGCCCAGCGCCTGGTGCGGCGCCTTTGCAGCAAATGCGCCCGGCCCCAGCCGCTGGACCCCAAAGACAAGCTGCTGCTCGAACAGCTCAATCAAGGGCCGCTGGATGAAACCGGCTTCAAGGCACCCCACGGCTGCCAGGCCTGCAATCACACCGGTTACCGGGGCCGGATTGGCGTCTTTGAGCTGTTGGAGCTGGACGGCGCCATGAACGAAGCCATGCGCAGCCAAGACCCTCAGGCCTTTACCCTGGCGGCCCATCGCCACCCCCTGTACCGGCCCCTGGTGCAGATGGCTCTTGATTACGCTCGCCAAGGGGTCACCTCGGCCGAGGAAGTGCTCAAACTCTGGGACAGCGCGGAGGTTGAGGCTTGA